In the Plectropomus leopardus isolate mb unplaced genomic scaffold, YSFRI_Pleo_2.0 unplaced_scaffold635, whole genome shotgun sequence genome, AAGCCGCCAAACAGGTGAGCTGATGTCGGCCAATCAGACGGGTCCGCGGGTAGCCGCTGGCTTCCTGTCGGTCAGCGGAGCCGGCAGCTGATTGGCTCAGATTCATGGTGACAAATCTGTGTTtgagttattaaaaatgttcataacCTAACCCTCACTCCGCAGGAGGCGAAGGCCGAACCTGAACCCCCATCTGACCCCGCCCCCGTCagaaacagccaatcagagcctaGCTGCGGCGACCCCGAAACTGACAAGAAGATCAAGAACCTAAAGA is a window encoding:
- the LOC121939853 gene encoding eukaryotic translation initiation factor 2A-like, which encodes MMTLCLTPCCQHEEEPPQNQRPAERSLSKSALKNQKKREAKKAAKQEAKAEPEPPSDPAPVRNSQSEPSCGDPETDKKIKNLKK